A genomic stretch from Solanum stenotomum isolate F172 chromosome 8, ASM1918654v1, whole genome shotgun sequence includes:
- the LOC125874629 gene encoding 40S ribosomal protein S15-like, whose product MADVETDVTAGQPRKRTFKKFSYRGVDLDSLLDMSTDELVKLFNARPRRRFQRGLKRKPMALIKKLRKAKREAPQGEKPEPVKTHLRNMIIVPEMIGSAIGIYNGKTFNQIEVKPEMIGHYLAEFSISYKPVKHGRPGIGATHSSRFIPLK is encoded by the exons ATG GCCGATGTTGAAACCGATGTGACAGCAGGACAGCCCAGAAAGAGGACGTTCAAGAAGTTTAGCTACAGAGGTGTCGATCTCGATTCTCTGCTCGACATGTCCACTGACGAGCTCGTAAAGCTCTTCAATGCTCGTCCTCGCAGAAG GTTCCAAAGAGGTTTGAAGAGGAAGCCAATGGCCTTGATCAAGAAGTTGCGTAAGGCG AAACGTGAGGCTCCACAAGGTGAGAAGCCAGAGCCTGTCAAGACTCATCTGAGGAACATGATTATTGTTCCTGAGATGATTGGAAGTGCCATTGGGATTTACAATGGGAAGACATTCAATCAGATCGAGGTCAAGCCTGAGATGATTGGCCACTATCTGGCTGAGTTCTCAATCTCATACAAGCCTGTCAAGCATGGAAGACCCGGTATTGGTGCTACTCACTCATCAAGGTTCATTCCTCTGAAGTAA
- the LOC125874206 gene encoding calmodulin calcium-dependent NAD kinase isoform X1 gives MHHLLNFKSKSPKFDDQMINQLCPIFDTSTESGRAAGRLEKFSHYVARQLGFKDESECVGLCELVQEYLKRSKGCDNSIFEYFANEQDAESLYVKLENELERCILAYFAFHWSKASMLITQVYICIQGYLTFFYRSQTEKSCFLLKVLSVDSEQKRLKDLVMAATRKQRFEKITKELNVTRVFSTLVEEMKAIGTVSSNDGNGESRCTDVMVPVAHSQRSPVLLLMGGGMGAGKSTVLKDILKQSFWLEAAANAVVVEADAFKETDVIYRALSSRGHHNDMLQTAELVHQNSTDAASSLLVTALNEGRDVIMDGTLSWEPFVEQTIVMARNVHKHRYRMGEGYKVAEDGTVTENYWEQIEQEKGEETANKIIKPYRIELVGVVCDPYLAVVRGIRRAIATGRAVRVKPQLNSHKRFANAFPKYCELVDNARLYCTNALGSKPPLIAWKDGENKMLVEPEDIKCLEMVKKLKEEAESIYELYEGDDVLSLQTPGSVWKDIVLIPTRSTLQQELKTAILKIENRGK, from the exons ATGCATCATCTTCTCAATTTTAAATCTAAATCTCCCAAATTTGATGATCAGATGATAAATCAACTTTGTCCTATTTTCGACACCAGTACTGAATCTGGGCGCGCTGCTGGTAGACTCGAAAAGTTTTCTCATTACGTTG CAAGGCAATTGGGGTTTAAAGATGAAAGTGAGTGTGTTGGGTTATGTGAGCTAGTACAAGAATACTTGAAGAGATCCAAAGGATGTGATAATAGTATTTTTGAATACTTTGCAAATGAACAAGATGCTGAATCTTTGTATGTCAAATTGGAAAATGAATTAGAGAGATGCATTCTTGCTTATTTTGCTTTTCATTGGAGTAAAGCTTCTATGTTAATTACCCaggtatatatatgtattcaaggttatttaacttttttttatagatcACAAActgaaaaaagttgttttttgtTGAAGGTATTGAGTGTTGATTCTGAGCAGAAAAGACTCAAGGATTTGGTGATGGCAGCTACAAG GAAGCAGAGATTTGAGAAGATAACAAAAGAATTGAATGTGACTAGGGTATTTTCTACGCTGGTAGAGGAGATGAAGGCGATCGGAACGGTATCATCTAACGACGGTAATGGTGAGTCCAGATGTACGGACGTGATGGTGCCAGTTGCTCACAGTCAAAGAAGTCCAGTGCTCCTCCTTATGGGTGGTGGAATGGGAGCTGGCAAAAGTACTGTCCTTAAAGACATCCTCAAACA GTCATTCTGGTTGGAAGCAGCTGCAAATGCAGTGGTAGTAGAGGCAGATGCTTTCAAGGAGACAGACGTAATATACAGAGCCCTTAGCTCAAGAGGTCATCATAATGACATGCTTCAAACTGCTGAATTG GTACATCAAAATTCAACAGATGCAGCATCTTCTCTGCTAGTCACAGCTCTTAACGAGGGGCGCGATGTTATAATGGATGGAACCTTATCATGGGAGCCATTTGTTGAGCAGACCATAGTCATGGCAAGAAATGTACACAAACATCGATATCGAATGGGGGAAGGTTACAAGGTTGCAGAGGATGGCACAGTTACTGAAAATTATTGGGAACAAATTGAACaggaaaaaggagaagagaCAGCTAATAAGATCATTAAACCTTATAGAATAGAATTGGTGGGAGTTGTATGTGATCCTTACCTAGCTGTTGTTAGAGGCATCAG GCGAGCTATAGCAACAGGGAGGGCAGTTAGAGTAAAGCCCCAATTGAATTCTCACAAGAGATTCGCAAATGCATTTCCCAAATACTGTGAACTTGTTGATAACGCCAGGCTATACTGCACCAATGCCTTAGGCTCAAAACCACCG TTAATAGCATGGAAAGATGGAGAGAACAAAATGTTGGTGGAACCAGAGGATATCAAGTGTTTGGAAATGGTGAAAAAACTGAAGGAAGAAGCAGAATCAATTTACGAGCTGTACGAGGGAGATGATGTATTGTCTCTGCAGACTCCTGGTTCAGTCTGGAAAGACATCGTTTTAATACCTACAAGGTCTACTCTCCAACAAGAGCTCAAAACTGCaattctaaaaattgaaaacagGGGAAAATAG
- the LOC125874206 gene encoding calmodulin calcium-dependent NAD kinase isoform X2, protein MHHLLNFKSKSPKFDDQMINQLCPIFDTSTESGRAAGRLEKFSHYVARQLGFKDESECVGLCELVQEYLKRSKGCDNSIFEYFANEQDAESLYVKLENELERCILAYFAFHWSKASMLITQVLSVDSEQKRLKDLVMAATRKQRFEKITKELNVTRVFSTLVEEMKAIGTVSSNDGNGESRCTDVMVPVAHSQRSPVLLLMGGGMGAGKSTVLKDILKQSFWLEAAANAVVVEADAFKETDVIYRALSSRGHHNDMLQTAELVHQNSTDAASSLLVTALNEGRDVIMDGTLSWEPFVEQTIVMARNVHKHRYRMGEGYKVAEDGTVTENYWEQIEQEKGEETANKIIKPYRIELVGVVCDPYLAVVRGIRRAIATGRAVRVKPQLNSHKRFANAFPKYCELVDNARLYCTNALGSKPPLIAWKDGENKMLVEPEDIKCLEMVKKLKEEAESIYELYEGDDVLSLQTPGSVWKDIVLIPTRSTLQQELKTAILKIENRGK, encoded by the exons ATGCATCATCTTCTCAATTTTAAATCTAAATCTCCCAAATTTGATGATCAGATGATAAATCAACTTTGTCCTATTTTCGACACCAGTACTGAATCTGGGCGCGCTGCTGGTAGACTCGAAAAGTTTTCTCATTACGTTG CAAGGCAATTGGGGTTTAAAGATGAAAGTGAGTGTGTTGGGTTATGTGAGCTAGTACAAGAATACTTGAAGAGATCCAAAGGATGTGATAATAGTATTTTTGAATACTTTGCAAATGAACAAGATGCTGAATCTTTGTATGTCAAATTGGAAAATGAATTAGAGAGATGCATTCTTGCTTATTTTGCTTTTCATTGGAGTAAAGCTTCTATGTTAATTACCCag GTATTGAGTGTTGATTCTGAGCAGAAAAGACTCAAGGATTTGGTGATGGCAGCTACAAG GAAGCAGAGATTTGAGAAGATAACAAAAGAATTGAATGTGACTAGGGTATTTTCTACGCTGGTAGAGGAGATGAAGGCGATCGGAACGGTATCATCTAACGACGGTAATGGTGAGTCCAGATGTACGGACGTGATGGTGCCAGTTGCTCACAGTCAAAGAAGTCCAGTGCTCCTCCTTATGGGTGGTGGAATGGGAGCTGGCAAAAGTACTGTCCTTAAAGACATCCTCAAACA GTCATTCTGGTTGGAAGCAGCTGCAAATGCAGTGGTAGTAGAGGCAGATGCTTTCAAGGAGACAGACGTAATATACAGAGCCCTTAGCTCAAGAGGTCATCATAATGACATGCTTCAAACTGCTGAATTG GTACATCAAAATTCAACAGATGCAGCATCTTCTCTGCTAGTCACAGCTCTTAACGAGGGGCGCGATGTTATAATGGATGGAACCTTATCATGGGAGCCATTTGTTGAGCAGACCATAGTCATGGCAAGAAATGTACACAAACATCGATATCGAATGGGGGAAGGTTACAAGGTTGCAGAGGATGGCACAGTTACTGAAAATTATTGGGAACAAATTGAACaggaaaaaggagaagagaCAGCTAATAAGATCATTAAACCTTATAGAATAGAATTGGTGGGAGTTGTATGTGATCCTTACCTAGCTGTTGTTAGAGGCATCAG GCGAGCTATAGCAACAGGGAGGGCAGTTAGAGTAAAGCCCCAATTGAATTCTCACAAGAGATTCGCAAATGCATTTCCCAAATACTGTGAACTTGTTGATAACGCCAGGCTATACTGCACCAATGCCTTAGGCTCAAAACCACCG TTAATAGCATGGAAAGATGGAGAGAACAAAATGTTGGTGGAACCAGAGGATATCAAGTGTTTGGAAATGGTGAAAAAACTGAAGGAAGAAGCAGAATCAATTTACGAGCTGTACGAGGGAGATGATGTATTGTCTCTGCAGACTCCTGGTTCAGTCTGGAAAGACATCGTTTTAATACCTACAAGGTCTACTCTCCAACAAGAGCTCAAAACTGCaattctaaaaattgaaaacagGGGAAAATAG
- the LOC125873305 gene encoding uncharacterized protein LOC125873305, giving the protein MAQDTGMFTVHHTIGNVLCCKCGISMQPNAANMCANCLRSEIDITEGLQKHVIICHCPECDSYLQPPRTWIKAQLESKELLTFCVKRLKNLNKVRLVQAEFIWTEPHSKRIKVKLKVQKEVLHGAILEQAYTVEFVIQDQMCEACTRVQANPDQWVAAVQLRQHVTHRRTFFYLEQLILKHDAASRAIMIKQMDQGIDMFFSNRSHAVKFVEFIGKVVPSRSRNDKQLVSHDIKSNNYHYKYTFSVEISPVCREDLICLPPKVSNSLGNLGPLVICTKVSNHIALLDPFTLRNCFLDAEQYWRVSFKSLLSSRLLVEYIVLDVEAVSSEVNIGGSKYALADAQVARISDFGKNDTIFNVRTHLGHLLNPGDYALGYDLYATNSNDSELDKYKGFVLPDVILVKKSYEEKWQKKRGKPRSWKLKSLNMEIDDNVKGRDHEEKMNSEYEQFLRDLEENPDLRFNISLYRNKEYQPSEMASVTDGDDAPSVPLEELLADLDLSEAEDDNDSMRE; this is encoded by the coding sequence ATGGCACAAGACACAGGCATGTTTACCGTGCATCATACAATTGGAAATGTTTTATGCTGCAAATGTGGTATAAGTATGCAACCAAATGCTGCCAATATGTGTGCCAACTGCTTGAGGTCTGAAATTGACATAACAGAAGGTCTCCAGAAGCATGTTATCATATGCCATTGCCCTGAATGTGATAGCTATTTGCAACCTCCAAGGACTTGGATTAAAGCCCAATTAGAATCAAAGGAGCTATTGACATTCTGTGTGAAGAGGTTGAAGAATTTGAATAAAGTCCGTTTAGTGCAGGCAGAGTTCATTTGGACTGAACCTCACTCCAAGAGAATCAAAGTCAAGTTGAAGGTTCAGAAAGAGGTTCTTCACGGCGCTATCCTTGAGCAGGCCTACACAGTTGAATTTGTTATCCAAGACCAAATGTGTGAAGCTTGTACGAGGGTTCAGGCGAATCCTGATCAGTGGGTGGCTGCAGTACAACTAAGGCAGCACGTTACTCACAGGCGAACTTTCTTCTATTTGGAACAGCTTATTCTTAAGCATGATGCTGCTTCTCGTGCTATAATGATTAAGCAAATGGATCAAGGAATTGATATGTTTTTCTCTAATCGGAGTCATGCTGTAAAATTTGTGGAGTTCATAGGAAAAGTTGTTCCCAGTCGGAGCCGTAATGACAAACAACTAGTATCTCATGATATCAAGAGCAACAATTACCACTATAAGTATACTTTTTCAGTTGAAATTTCCCCAGTTTGTCGTGAGGACTTGATTTGTCTTCCGCCAAAAGTTTCAAATAGTTTGGGGAATCTAGGGCCACTTGTGATTTGCACCAAGGTGAGTAACCACATTGCTTTACTTGACCCATTTACTCTCAGGAACTGTTTTCTGGATGCGGAACAATACTGGAGGGTGTCTTTTAAGTCACTACTTTCTAGTAGGCTGCTTGTGGAATATATTGTTCTAGATGTTGAGGCTGTTTCTTCTGAGGTCAATATTGGTGGATCTAAGTACGCTTTGGCAGATGCCCAAGTAGCTCGTATATCtgattttggaaagaatgacaCAATTTTCAACGTACGAACACATCTGGGGCATCTTCTAAATCCTGGGGATTATGCACTTGGGTATGACTTATATGCTACTAATAGTAATGATAGTGAGCTTGATAAGTATAAAGGCTTTGTTCTCCCAGATGTAATACTGGTTAAGAAGAGCTATGAAGAGAAATGGCAGAAGAAGCGTGGGAAGCCTCGTTCATGGAAGCTGAAATCTCTCAATATGGAGATTGATGACAATGTTAAGGGTAGAGATCATGAAGAGAAGATGAACTCTGAGTATGAACAATTCTTAAGAGATTTAGAGGAGAATCCAGATTTGAGGTTCAACATATCTCTTTATCGTAACAAGGAGTATCAGCCATCAGAAATGGCATCTGTGACTGATGGCGACGATGCTCCTTCTGTCCCATTGGAAGAATTGTTAGCTGATCTTGATTTAAGTGAGGCGGAAGATGACAATGATAGCATGAGGGAATGA